One segment of Rubripirellula amarantea DNA contains the following:
- a CDS encoding metallophosphoesterase family protein, with product MPRHLAIGDVHGCLDALLALVDFVGIRDDDVVVTLGDYVDRGPDTCGVLDWLIKFDQTHGLVPLRGNHEIMMLEARNDDYGKVRWGKFGGIQALESYEDREGNVTDLSDIPDSHWRFLLNRLLPYYETQSHIFVHASVDPSEPMTEQSDHMLFWHQYSKSFPGHVSGKTVVCGHTSQSSGIPITNGHAICIDTAACRGGWLTCLDVESGTLWQANQASETRQMNVSELG from the coding sequence ATGCCGCGTCACCTTGCCATCGGCGATGTTCACGGTTGTTTAGACGCATTGTTAGCTTTGGTCGATTTCGTCGGCATTCGCGATGACGATGTGGTCGTGACTTTAGGCGATTACGTGGACCGAGGTCCCGATACGTGCGGGGTGCTGGATTGGTTGATCAAGTTTGATCAGACACACGGCCTTGTGCCGCTGCGTGGCAATCATGAGATCATGATGTTGGAAGCTCGCAATGACGACTACGGCAAGGTGCGATGGGGAAAGTTTGGCGGGATCCAGGCTCTTGAATCGTATGAAGATCGGGAAGGAAATGTCACTGATTTGAGTGACATTCCCGATAGTCATTGGCGTTTTCTGCTCAATCGTTTGTTGCCGTACTATGAAACGCAGTCTCATATCTTTGTCCACGCGAGTGTTGATCCTAGCGAGCCGATGACCGAGCAATCTGACCACATGCTGTTTTGGCACCAGTACTCGAAGTCGTTTCCCGGTCATGTTTCTGGCAAGACCGTTGTCTGCGGCCACACTTCTCAATCCTCTGGTATTCCCATCACCAATGGCCACGCCATTTGCATCGACACGGCTGCATGCAGAGGAGGATGGTTGACTTGCCTGGACGTTGAATCCGGGACCCTATGGCAAGCCAACCAAGCATCGGAAACTCGTCAAATGAACGTCAGCGAGCTTGGTTGA
- a CDS encoding ABC transporter permease gives MSSQPMNSKERRNGLRRGLGNVIAVISVAAVALLVWEAVVWWWELPRALLPTPRACVAAGIEHREALFRAIIATGIAAVAGLLMATVIGSAISLVFSQSERLRAAFFPYVVLLQTVPIVAIAPLLIIWSGYTFRTVVIVTVIVCLFPIVNSVTAGLTRIERSAGELFDLYRVGRLRRLLKLQIPSAISDLIVGVKTSSGLAVIGAIVAEFFVGNGTDYDGLGTLMTGWQAMVKTDALIAALFFSAVLGLSLFGATHFIGKVFLRRWTIV, from the coding sequence ATGAGTTCGCAGCCTATGAACTCAAAAGAACGCCGAAACGGTTTGCGTCGCGGATTGGGTAATGTGATTGCCGTGATTAGCGTTGCCGCGGTGGCGTTGCTAGTTTGGGAAGCTGTGGTTTGGTGGTGGGAACTGCCGCGTGCGCTACTGCCAACGCCGAGAGCTTGCGTTGCGGCAGGTATTGAACATCGCGAAGCCTTGTTTCGGGCGATCATCGCTACGGGAATCGCTGCGGTTGCGGGATTGCTGATGGCCACCGTCATAGGTTCAGCGATTTCGTTGGTGTTTAGTCAATCCGAGAGGCTTCGTGCCGCATTCTTTCCTTACGTTGTCCTGTTGCAAACAGTACCGATTGTTGCGATCGCTCCCCTTCTGATCATCTGGAGCGGGTACACATTTCGTACGGTGGTGATCGTCACGGTAATCGTGTGTTTGTTTCCCATTGTCAATAGTGTCACCGCGGGTCTTACTCGCATTGAACGAAGTGCTGGCGAACTGTTCGATCTATATCGTGTTGGACGCCTTCGACGATTGTTGAAGTTGCAGATCCCTTCGGCGATCTCGGATTTGATCGTGGGGGTCAAGACGAGTAGTGGGCTTGCTGTGATTGGTGCAATCGTTGCTGAGTTCTTTGTAGGCAACGGGACTGACTATGACGGATTGGGGACACTAATGACCGGATGGCAGGCAATGGTCAAGACAGATGCATTGATTGCTGCCTTGTTCTTTTCGGCGGTGCTAGGCTTGTCTCTTTTCGGTGCCACTCATTTCATTGGCAAAGTGTTTTTGCGACGATGGACTATCGTTTAG